CGACCTCTGTCCCACCTACCACATGTACCCCTACTACTACATGGGCCTCATTGAGATGCAGAACAAGAAGTTCAAGGAGGCAGGGGAGAATTTCAAGAAGTTTCTGGAGATGGAATTCGACAACCCCGAATGGTACCCCAAAGACTATGAGGAGAAATATCTGCAAGCGGAGCAATGGGTGCCGCAATGCGCCTATTACGATTCGCTGTATTCGCACCCCGTGCCGTTCAATCCCACGGTGGTCAAGGGCATTTCCTCGCGCGATAACGATTACCTCGGCATCATCTCGCCCGATAATGAAGTGGCGCTGTACATCCGAAGGCATTTCGTCAAGCGCAAGAACGACCTCACGCCACGCGAGATAGAAGAGTTCATGCGCAGCAAGCGATTACCGAATGGCGAGTTCGATGACGGGACGCCCATGCCCAAACCCTTCAACGTGACCGAAAATGTGGGCAGCGCCACCCTCACCATCGACAACAAGCGCATGTTCCTCACCATTTGCGAGGACAATGCCGATGGCTACAAGAACTGCGACATCTTCTATTCCGACTGGCATTATCACGGTTGGGACGAGCCGATCAACTTGGGAGAGAACATCAACGGCAAGAACTCCTTTGAAGGACAGCCAGCTGTAACGCCCGATGGTAAAACGCTCTATTTCGTTTCCATCCGCGAGGATTCCATCGGTAGCATCGACAACATGGACCTTTACGTTTCTGAACTACAGGAAGACGGAACGTGGGGCCCTGCCAAGAATCTCGGCACCACCATCAACACCAAAGGCCACGAGAAATCGCCCTTCATCCACGAGGACAGCCACACGCTCTACTTCAGTTCCGATGGCCACAATGGCATCGGAGATTTCGACATCTACTACACCCGCCACGATTCGCTCGGCCATTGGACCAAACCGCAGAACATCGGCTTTCCCATCAATACAGAAGGTGCCGATGTCGGCTTCTTTGTGGCCGTAGACGGAAAGACGGCTTTCATCAGCAGCAACGAGCGCGAGGATGGCGTGGGCGGTTGGGACATGTTCAGCTTTCCGCTTTACAGGGAGGCGCGGCCAGAGAAGGTGCTCTTCCTGAAAGGCCATTTGAAGGACGAGAACAACAAGCGCATCACCGATGCCACCATCAAATTCAAGAACATGGAGACCAAGGAGGTGCATGAGGTTGATGTCGACACCCTGACGGGCGAGTACGTGGCGGTGATGAATTTCAGCAACGACCTGGTGATGACCGTGGAGAAGAAAGGTTCCGCGTTCACATCACGCTACCTTTCCACGGCCGATAGCAGCCTCAACGACATCAAGAAAGTGGATGTGGAAGTGAAGCAGGTGAAGGTGGGCGAGGCATATAAACTGCACGATATCCACTACGGTTCCGACCGCTACAACCTCGACAAAGAGTCCATCAATCTGCTGGGCGAATTTGCGGAGTACCTGAAGAAGAATCCGAAGATGAAAGTGGCCATCCACGGCCATACCGATAATGTCGGCTCGCCAGCGGATAACCTCAAACTGTCCGAAAACAGGGCAAAGGCGGTTTACGATATTCTTGTGAAGAACGGTATCAGCGCATCGCGCCTCTCTTATAAAGGGTTCGGAGAGACCAAGCCTGTGAAATCGAACGATACCGAGGCTGGCAGGGCAGAGAACAGGCGCACCGAGTTTGTGATCACGTCAAACTGATCCAATGATCAGAACTTTTCCATTTGACTTTGGTTAATGGCATATCTGATCAATTGTAACTTAATTTGCAGCCCAATAACCGACTCACCCAAATCTATTAGATGGAAGCAGCCGAACTCAAGACCAAACTGAAAGAGCAGATCATCGAGTATCTGAATTTACTTGATTTTACCCCGGAGGATATTGACGATGATGATCAGTTGTTCGGTCCCAAATTCGACCTGGATTCTATTGACGCGTTGGAGTTGAGCGTGCTTTTGGAGCGCGAGTACGGCATTAAAATGACCGACCCGCAGGAAGGACGCAAAGTGCTGGTTACTGTGAATACCATGGCCGATTACATCTTGGCCAAGAAAGCCGAAGCGTAAGCCAATGGGCCGTGTGGTGGTCACCGGCATTGGGGTTATTTCCGCCATCGGGAATAATGCAGCAGAAAATCTCGCAGGCCTCAGAAGTTGCACAACGGGAATTGGCAAGGCCAAGTTCCTCGATTCGCGCTACGCGGATGAATTGCTTTTCGGAGAAGTGAAACTGAGCAATGAGGAACTGCGGAAGGAATTCGATCATCTGAACCAGCAAGGTCTCACACGTACAGAACTGTTGGCATTCGTGGCTTTCCGCGAAGCAGTAGCCAACGCTGGCCTTTCAGTAGAAGACCTAAGATCGTTCGACACGGCTTTGCTTTCAGGAACAACCGTTGGCGGCATGGTGGAGATGGATGCCATTTATGCGGATGCGAATACGAATGAGAAGCCATCGCCCTACGTCAATTCGTACCGAAGTGGGGCACACACGCTGCAATTGGTCAAAGCATTCGGGTTGCGTGGTTACACGGATACCATGAACACGGCCTGTTCGTCATCAGCCAATTCCATCATGCTCGGTGCGCGGATGATCAAAGCAGGGAAAGCCAAAAGGGCTATTGTGGGCGGAGTGGACAGCTTGGCGAAATACACGGTCAATGGGTTCAATTCGTTGCAAATTTTCTCGGATGAGATCACGCGCCCGTTCGATGCCAACCGCAAAGGTTTGAACTTGGGCGAAGGCGCAGCCTACTTGGTTCTGGAGAGGGAAGAGGATGCCGTAGGAAAAGAAATTTGGGGCGAGGTCCGTGGCTACGGAAACACCAACGATGCGTATCATCCGAGTTCCATGTCGCCAGAGGCAGTTGGTGTTCGTGGCGCCATCAATGGCGCATTGAAAACGGCCGGTCTCCAACCTTCCGACATTGATCACGTGAACGCCCACGGAACAGGAACAGAGAATAACGACTACACCGAAGTACATGGAATGACGCAGATATTCGGGGAGATTCCACCGTATGTTTCCACGAAATCCTTCACAGGTCATACACTTGCTGCGGCAGGAGCAATTGAAGCTGTTTTCAGTTTTTTCAGCATCAAGCATCAGGAAATCTACCCAACCTTGAACTGGCAAACGCAAATGCCTGAGTTCAATTCCAAACCACAAACGGAATTCAGCAAAGTCAGGATCGATCATGTGCTTTCCAATTCGTTCGGGTTCGGTGGCAATTGCAGTTCACTTATTCTTTCAAAGGTTTGAACTACGGATTTCAAATAACCACCCCCAGCCCCTCCCTTCGGCAAGCTCAGGGCGAGCTCTTCAAAAGGAGGGGAGCTTGGTCTTCGATCCAACATTTGATCAGCGTGCCAGCTCTCCCCCTCGAAAGGGGGAGTACTCCGCCTAAGGCGGAGGGAGGGGGTCAAAAACGCAATCATGTTTATTAAAGACCTGACCTGTATATCGCCCCAGAAAACTTTTGACGAAGACTTCTTCTCAACCGAACCTCTCGTTTACGCAGGTTCGCAATTGCAGGCCGTAGAACCGAGCTATGAGGAGATTCCACGCGGTCAACTCCGCAGAATGGGCAAATCGAACCGAATGGCCACGGGCGCGGGAATGCCATTGCTTCAAAAATGGAAGACCGATGGCATCATCATCGGAACGACTGATGGCGGCATGGAAGAGTGCCACCGTTTCCTCAATCAGATCATTCAATACGAAGAAGGAACACTTACACCAACGGGTTTTGTGCAGGGCGCGCCCAGTTCTCCTGCTGGTGGATTGGCACTGATGGCTGCCAACAGCGGTTACAATAACACGCACAGCAATAAAGGACTTTCGTTCGAGAATTGCCTGATGGATACCGACCTGCTTTTCATTGAAGGAAGAGCCAAAAGCCTGATGGTCGGTTGTGTGGAAGAAATCTCTCAGGCACAATACCGTATCGAAACGCTGGCAGGTTTTATCAAGAAAGAGGAGGTTTCTACCGACAAACTCATCGGTTGCGGAACGTCTGGCGCGGTGAATGGCGAAGGAGCGGCCATGTTCATCCTCGAACCGACTTCCGAAAACGCGATTGCGGAAATTGTTGATGCCGACATGATCTCTTATCCGACCTTGGATGACCTTACTTCCAAGGCCAAACGGCTGTTGGAACGTAACGGTCTGAGCGTTTCAGACATTGATGCTTTGATGCTCGGCTATTCGGGCGATGCCAATTCCGATAACTGGTATGACGATTTTGCGAAGCAACTTTTCCCAGAAACTGGAATCCTTTCATTTAAAAATCTGTTTGGAGAAAACCCTTCGGCAAGTGCCTTTGCCACGTGGTTTGCAGCACAATTGGTCAACGGAAAACCTGTGCCTCAAATGGCGGTTCAGAAACCCATTTCAGGCGACCTGAAGACCATTCTCATTTACAATCATTACCAAGGGAACCAGCACGGATTTGTATTGGTAGCAACCCCCTAAATCCCCCAAAGGGGGACAACTCCCATCTTTGTAAGACGATTGTCCGGATGGTTACATCCCTTGTATATGTGGGACGCTTCGTTCCTCAGCGAAGCAAATCGAAGCACCAACTCGTCCGCGTGTTTCCCTGACGAAGGAAGGGGCTCTTTATTTGATTTTGATACGCCATCTTTTTCGGTGACAGCGGTTTTGGACAGCTTCCAGAAAAGATAGGGTTGGGGGTGGTCGAAACTCTGCTACATTTAGACCATGAGTACAGAACTGGAAATCGTCAGCACACGGGTTTTCAATTTCCCGCTGGAATTGGTTTTCCGTGCGTGGACAGAACCCGAACATTTGGCTGCGTGGTGGGGACCGAAAGGTTTTACCAACACATTCCATGAATACGACCTGCGACCTGAAGGCCATTGGCGTTTTACCATGCACGGACCTGAGAAAGGCAACTATGAGAACCATGCGGTTTTCGAACGTATTGAACGGCCGACATTCCTTTCGTGGTATCGGCTTTCGCAGCCGCTGTTCAGAGTAGAGGTAAGTTTTGACACAGTTTCAGCCGATCAAACTTCGGTTGTGTTCAAAATGATCTTTGACGACCTTGATCTGTGCAACACCATCCGAAAGTTCGCACCCGAAAAGAACGAGGAGAATTTTGATAAACTGGAAGTAGTCTTAGCAAAGATGCTAGCTGCTCAGGATTGAGCCTTCCGCAAACTTTCTTCAGCTGCCTCAATCCCTTTTTTCAAGTTCAATTTGAACTCACCAGCCGCTGATTTCAACTCGGAAATCAATTCATTCGAACAGCCACCAACATAAGTTGAAGCCACACCAATGCCTTGCCACAGGTTCGGTCTTCGGTCTTCAGA
The DNA window shown above is from Flavobacteriales bacterium and carries:
- a CDS encoding OmpA family protein; its protein translation is MPVLRISVLIPCLLSLFTLQAQNPDACDMPGNKKVQKLWEEAQNERKPSVRRELYNQIIEQEPEHFGAIFAKAYDQLSRAEKDPFSKGIGFGYKPMKEVADLCPTYHMYPYYYMGLIEMQNKKFKEAGENFKKFLEMEFDNPEWYPKDYEEKYLQAEQWVPQCAYYDSLYSHPVPFNPTVVKGISSRDNDYLGIISPDNEVALYIRRHFVKRKNDLTPREIEEFMRSKRLPNGEFDDGTPMPKPFNVTENVGSATLTIDNKRMFLTICEDNADGYKNCDIFYSDWHYHGWDEPINLGENINGKNSFEGQPAVTPDGKTLYFVSIREDSIGSIDNMDLYVSELQEDGTWGPAKNLGTTINTKGHEKSPFIHEDSHTLYFSSDGHNGIGDFDIYYTRHDSLGHWTKPQNIGFPINTEGADVGFFVAVDGKTAFISSNEREDGVGGWDMFSFPLYREARPEKVLFLKGHLKDENNKRITDATIKFKNMETKEVHEVDVDTLTGEYVAVMNFSNDLVMTVEKKGSAFTSRYLSTADSSLNDIKKVDVEVKQVKVGEAYKLHDIHYGSDRYNLDKESINLLGEFAEYLKKNPKMKVAIHGHTDNVGSPADNLKLSENRAKAVYDILVKNGISASRLSYKGFGETKPVKSNDTEAGRAENRRTEFVITSN
- a CDS encoding acyl carrier protein — its product is MEAAELKTKLKEQIIEYLNLLDFTPEDIDDDDQLFGPKFDLDSIDALELSVLLEREYGIKMTDPQEGRKVLVTVNTMADYILAKKAEA
- a CDS encoding beta-ketoacyl-[acyl-carrier-protein] synthase family protein is translated as MGRVVVTGIGVISAIGNNAAENLAGLRSCTTGIGKAKFLDSRYADELLFGEVKLSNEELRKEFDHLNQQGLTRTELLAFVAFREAVANAGLSVEDLRSFDTALLSGTTVGGMVEMDAIYADANTNEKPSPYVNSYRSGAHTLQLVKAFGLRGYTDTMNTACSSSANSIMLGARMIKAGKAKRAIVGGVDSLAKYTVNGFNSLQIFSDEITRPFDANRKGLNLGEGAAYLVLEREEDAVGKEIWGEVRGYGNTNDAYHPSSMSPEAVGVRGAINGALKTAGLQPSDIDHVNAHGTGTENNDYTEVHGMTQIFGEIPPYVSTKSFTGHTLAAAGAIEAVFSFFSIKHQEIYPTLNWQTQMPEFNSKPQTEFSKVRIDHVLSNSFGFGGNCSSLILSKV
- a CDS encoding ATPase, with product MSTELEIVSTRVFNFPLELVFRAWTEPEHLAAWWGPKGFTNTFHEYDLRPEGHWRFTMHGPEKGNYENHAVFERIERPTFLSWYRLSQPLFRVEVSFDTVSADQTSVVFKMIFDDLDLCNTIRKFAPEKNEENFDKLEVVLAKMLAAQD